One genomic window of Verrucomicrobiia bacterium includes the following:
- a CDS encoding DUF4412 domain-containing protein produces the protein MAKLFGDNQAFSAAVQSEVKMSGGETISVPGKMSFDSGKSRFEMNMSEAKGSAMPPQMAEQMKTMGMDQMVIISRPEEKQSYMVYPGLKAYAQMPMPEEAAKAGTLKIETTEIGKETVDGHPCVKNKAVVTDEKGTKHESTVWNATDLKNFPVKIETTEQGMAMKLSFKNVKLSKPEASQFNPPGDFKKYDNMMALMQQEVMKRMQQGGGMPAAGE, from the coding sequence ATGGCCAAACTGTTCGGGGACAACCAGGCGTTCTCAGCTGCGGTGCAATCGGAAGTGAAGATGTCGGGCGGAGAAACGATCTCGGTGCCTGGAAAAATGAGCTTCGATTCGGGCAAGTCCCGCTTCGAGATGAACATGAGCGAGGCCAAGGGAAGCGCGATGCCGCCCCAGATGGCAGAGCAGATGAAGACAATGGGCATGGACCAGATGGTCATCATCTCGCGGCCCGAAGAAAAGCAGAGCTACATGGTTTACCCCGGACTCAAGGCCTATGCGCAGATGCCCATGCCCGAGGAAGCGGCCAAGGCCGGCACCCTAAAAATTGAAACCACCGAAATCGGCAAGGAGACAGTTGATGGACATCCGTGCGTGAAGAACAAGGCCGTCGTCACCGATGAGAAAGGCACCAAGCATGAATCTACTGTTTGGAACGCGACCGACTTGAAGAACTTTCCCGTCAAGATTGAAACCACCGAGCAGGGAATGGCGATGAAGCTCTCATTCAAGAATGTAAAGCTCTCCAAGCCGGAAGCGTCGCAGTTCAACCCGCCTGGCGACTTCAAGAAATACGACAACATGATGGCGCTCATGCAGCAGGAAGTAATGAAGCGCATGCAACAAGGCGGCGGGATGCCTGCTGCTGGCGAGTGA
- a CDS encoding immunoglobulin domain-containing protein encodes MTTRKYLFLAVALSVGQQSSFAADVVWTNAAGGNWSAAANWNPNQVPTGADAAWITNSGSYTVTVSANASVDALTLGSSLSTGTRTLQVAGGTLSVTNGSCASNGLILISGGALQAAGTFSSRGSVHQTGGTLWLLSSAMLNTYNFTNGDLRGGLLTVTNLTWAGGNMYADATGDKTVIPSGGVFNLVSGATRYLTYNATTSNGRSIDNYGTWNWSGDAVLYGLQPACVINNFGTMNHVGTGDAYFAYYPGYGGPTWNNYGTFLKSGGTNSFYFYGVYANNQTTMSSQAGKLWFYGAAVTNKGSIAVQNGLLHAYGGWVTNSGSVSLASDAGFQVDNGALVTLGAVSSMTSPGADSIRLISGTLAVESTNVTTPSVLIAGGTLWHRTNNFIPTINQSSGTWRLSVPVAVQNYNFTNGELRGGTLTATNLNWAGGNMNADANGDRTIIPSGGVLNFMGNTTRYFSYNAPASNGRSLDNYGTWNWSGDAVLYGLQMGSAVNNFGTVNHTGAGDAYFAYYPGYGSPVWNNHGTFNKSGGSNVFFWYGVYLNNFGAIEAGTGALSLYGSAAINQGPLVANGGLLRIYGGSLTNESAIAISAASLLSVENSATVVLNASSALTAPAANSVRLVSGAVHIATTNLVTPSLWLNGATVYQRTNIAVSTINQSGGSLELRVPAVLANYNFTNGELRGRDLTVTNLNWYAGDMNNGSPSDGPLAQPDRTIIPAGGVANILGTADRGFSYYSSNRGRGLDNHGTINWAAAIQLRGNNNMAVNNYGNVIVTGDSPNVQFDWYGNGAGPVWNNFGTITRSNGSSTFYFDSAYLNNHGVIDARSGILSLHASIVTNHSGGAILLGAAVPLVNEQGSGTTLNPGSIVSGGPPNALRIPSGTVYLRSTDLQVPSLLISGGTLVQDASTVPAVVNQSAGVWRLDVPASATSFNLTNGELRGANLTVDHFNWLGGALNSDGPGKDTVTVNQTLNIAGNTAKSMSYWVAPGRSLINHGTGTWGGVGITGQGGATIRNNGSLAVTADVALVWGGTGPATVLHNIGTFTKSGGTGIATFGSTTITNSGTFDFNVGSLSLAGPFVQTAGSGFLGTNFSCGSQVRVESGVLTGRGTIAGSFYNNGVVNPGASPGLITAANYTNTIAAALNVELAGTSVPGTNYDQLRLSGTATLQGTLNVRLIEGFTPSLSNTFTVMTFGSRLGMFDSITPPPGVTFEATYTSTNLVLTVGALTNVPLQITSFPSNQTVWQPDPVTFVVGVSGTTPISFQWQFNSNNIPGATNAVFTIASTTPANSGVYNVIVTDATLATTNVSATLSVIPFDGTINWTNTLGGNWSVAANWLPNRVPGPTNTASISAAGTYSVTIDGNIAVSNLLVGSYTGTQTVHLAAGRTLSLGGDSRFAANTVLNLDGLLQTSGGSNYLGGLVNWYTGALSGAGRTVVGTNGHLYFIGSQQQKHIVTNIVENYGEFTTSRDAGIGPGQLPMFSGGAQLTNHISGVIHMGANGLNYAGSQLPRSFLVNHGTINTASSSVWSPSTIGIDFINYGRVQNYSYVYIFRGANYGEFWNYNALAEYSIFGDSTGEAFSFEPGTQLTGGHVNIACAGPVQWRAANTVHHGRLYIAQASGGAKYPNPEFRVLANYTNTSQVHILLGALSILDPAIITDLRSLSDGFVSFWSFGITNAGTMYVDNLSHTIYSIGNGGTMVIRTNAHISNSSILGSGTTILAPGATATFQAMAVDAQRIENSGTVAVTGGTSSLTGNSYFENKAAAQLYFNGGAIGGGPASIANFGTISGFGGISVSCTNFNSVVADDTLGRNLGLGLFVQLSGATEILRGQVGGALRILGGTLTGTNVVNGTVENAAAFAPGRPFGNLAITGNFTNRSDGIELLPIGGTNLYPTVNIGGTAHLAGKLVLSFTNGFYPIIGNTFTAMTYVARSGEFDEVVMPGYDFEVLYTPTALLLRASNALPSITFSVADGSQTQLVCRPFSLLASGNDPDGTVTNLSVRLNGSTFATVNGGSLQSSAEFDFPTSLEFVGTVIDNRGGSRSITQQVSVVTPPPHVLSLGGVRTNTFKICMQGEPGRDYSVLANTNLRSTNWVIIGPMERTNGIWRYVDTHFTNHQQRYYRARQIPQ; translated from the coding sequence ATGACCACGCGTAAATATCTCTTCCTGGCGGTTGCTTTGTCCGTTGGTCAACAATCGAGTTTTGCTGCGGATGTCGTTTGGACGAATGCGGCGGGAGGTAATTGGAGTGCGGCAGCGAATTGGAACCCGAACCAGGTGCCCACTGGGGCTGATGCGGCGTGGATCACAAATTCCGGCAGCTACACGGTGACTGTATCCGCGAACGCCTCTGTCGACGCGTTGACATTGGGGTCTTCGCTATCAACCGGAACGCGCACGCTGCAAGTCGCTGGCGGAACCCTGAGCGTCACCAACGGAAGCTGCGCCAGCAACGGATTGATTCTTATTTCAGGCGGAGCCCTTCAAGCCGCTGGAACGTTCAGCAGCCGGGGATCGGTTCATCAGACTGGAGGAACCTTGTGGTTGCTGTCGTCCGCCATGTTGAACACTTACAATTTCACGAACGGCGATCTTCGGGGCGGCCTCCTCACGGTGACGAATCTCACGTGGGCAGGCGGCAACATGTATGCGGACGCCACTGGCGACAAGACTGTGATCCCGTCGGGCGGCGTGTTCAACCTCGTCAGCGGCGCAACCCGTTACCTCACTTACAATGCAACGACCAGCAACGGCCGCAGCATTGACAATTACGGAACCTGGAACTGGAGCGGTGATGCCGTCCTTTACGGTCTCCAGCCCGCCTGCGTGATCAACAATTTCGGGACGATGAATCACGTGGGAACCGGCGATGCCTATTTCGCGTATTATCCTGGTTACGGTGGGCCGACATGGAACAATTACGGGACGTTTCTCAAGTCCGGCGGAACGAACTCGTTTTATTTTTACGGAGTGTATGCGAACAACCAGACAACGATGAGCAGCCAGGCAGGCAAGCTCTGGTTCTACGGCGCGGCCGTGACCAACAAAGGTTCGATCGCGGTACAGAACGGTTTGCTTCACGCGTACGGCGGGTGGGTGACCAACAGTGGCAGCGTCAGCCTGGCATCTGATGCGGGATTTCAAGTGGACAATGGCGCATTGGTTACCCTTGGCGCCGTGTCCAGCATGACATCGCCGGGCGCGGATTCCATTCGTCTCATCAGCGGCACGCTCGCTGTGGAATCGACGAACGTCACGACTCCCAGCGTCCTGATTGCTGGTGGAACGCTATGGCACAGGACGAACAATTTCATCCCGACCATCAACCAATCCTCAGGCACGTGGCGGCTGAGCGTGCCTGTCGCGGTGCAGAATTACAACTTCACCAACGGCGAACTTCGCGGCGGTACTCTGACCGCGACGAACCTGAACTGGGCCGGCGGCAACATGAATGCGGACGCAAACGGCGATCGAACGATTATTCCCTCTGGCGGCGTGTTAAATTTTATGGGTAACACAACGCGATATTTCAGTTACAACGCCCCAGCAAGCAACGGCCGATCGCTGGATAATTACGGGACATGGAACTGGAGCGGGGACGCTGTGCTGTATGGCTTGCAGATGGGGTCGGCCGTAAACAATTTTGGCACCGTGAATCACACGGGTGCCGGCGACGCGTATTTCGCCTACTATCCCGGCTACGGCAGCCCAGTGTGGAACAATCACGGAACGTTCAACAAATCGGGCGGCTCGAATGTGTTTTTTTGGTATGGCGTCTATTTGAACAACTTCGGGGCGATTGAAGCCGGCACCGGTGCCTTGTCGCTCTATGGGTCCGCTGCGATCAACCAGGGTCCACTCGTCGCAAATGGCGGATTGTTGCGGATTTATGGCGGATCACTAACCAACGAAAGCGCGATCGCCATCTCGGCAGCGTCGCTGTTGTCCGTGGAAAACAGCGCCACCGTTGTGTTGAATGCGTCATCCGCGCTGACTGCTCCCGCTGCAAACAGCGTACGCCTCGTGAGCGGAGCCGTGCATATCGCGACGACAAATCTCGTCACACCCTCGCTGTGGCTGAACGGCGCCACGGTGTACCAGCGCACGAACATCGCGGTTTCAACGATCAACCAGTCGGGCGGCAGCCTTGAACTGCGCGTCCCGGCCGTGCTGGCAAACTACAATTTTACCAACGGGGAGTTGCGAGGGCGTGATCTCACCGTCACCAACCTGAACTGGTACGCGGGCGACATGAACAACGGGTCGCCATCCGATGGTCCACTCGCCCAGCCCGATCGCACGATCATTCCGGCTGGCGGCGTCGCGAACATTTTGGGAACCGCAGATCGCGGATTCAGCTATTACAGTTCGAACAGGGGACGCGGGCTCGACAATCACGGAACGATCAACTGGGCCGCTGCAATTCAGTTGCGCGGCAACAACAACATGGCCGTGAACAATTACGGAAATGTGATTGTCACGGGCGATTCGCCCAATGTTCAGTTCGACTGGTACGGAAACGGGGCCGGACCCGTTTGGAACAACTTCGGAACGATCACGCGTTCAAACGGATCTTCGACCTTCTATTTCGACTCGGCGTACTTGAACAATCACGGCGTCATCGACGCGCGGTCCGGAATCCTGTCGCTGCATGCGTCCATTGTTACGAATCATTCGGGCGGAGCGATCCTGCTGGGAGCCGCAGTTCCGCTGGTCAACGAACAAGGGTCGGGAACCACCCTGAATCCCGGTTCGATCGTTTCCGGGGGTCCCCCGAATGCGCTTCGAATTCCGAGTGGCACGGTGTACCTGCGCTCCACCGACCTGCAAGTTCCCTCGCTGCTGATTTCGGGCGGTACACTGGTGCAGGATGCCAGCACGGTGCCCGCGGTGGTGAATCAATCCGCCGGCGTGTGGCGGCTGGATGTGCCAGCATCTGCCACGAGCTTCAATCTCACGAACGGCGAGTTGCGCGGTGCAAACCTCACAGTGGACCATTTCAATTGGCTCGGAGGCGCATTGAATTCGGATGGACCCGGCAAGGACACGGTCACTGTGAACCAGACTTTGAACATCGCTGGCAATACAGCCAAATCGATGAGTTATTGGGTCGCACCTGGCCGTTCGCTGATCAACCACGGCACCGGAACCTGGGGCGGCGTGGGCATCACAGGACAGGGTGGTGCGACGATTCGCAACAACGGCTCACTGGCCGTGACAGCGGACGTTGCATTAGTCTGGGGAGGGACAGGGCCTGCGACGGTGCTTCACAATATTGGAACCTTCACCAAATCTGGCGGCACTGGAATCGCGACATTCGGGAGCACGACGATCACCAACAGCGGCACGTTTGATTTCAATGTGGGCAGTCTCTCCCTCGCCGGTCCGTTTGTTCAAACCGCCGGCTCCGGATTCCTCGGAACCAATTTCAGTTGCGGATCGCAGGTGCGCGTTGAATCCGGTGTTCTAACAGGTCGCGGAACAATTGCGGGATCCTTCTACAACAACGGCGTCGTGAATCCCGGCGCGTCTCCGGGTCTTATCACAGCCGCAAACTATACAAACACGATTGCGGCCGCGTTGAATGTCGAGCTTGCTGGCACATCGGTTCCCGGAACGAATTACGATCAGCTGCGACTGTCGGGAACCGCGACGCTGCAGGGGACATTGAATGTGCGTCTCATCGAGGGCTTTACTCCGTCGCTCAGCAACACCTTCACCGTCATGACTTTCGGATCACGCCTCGGAATGTTTGACAGTATCACGCCGCCGCCCGGTGTGACATTCGAGGCGACTTACACCAGCACGAATCTGGTGCTGACGGTGGGTGCGCTGACGAATGTCCCGCTCCAGATCACAAGTTTCCCGAGCAATCAGACAGTCTGGCAACCCGATCCCGTAACATTCGTCGTTGGAGTTTCGGGAACCACACCCATCAGCTTTCAGTGGCAGTTCAACAGCAACAATATTCCTGGTGCGACGAACGCGGTGTTCACGATTGCATCCACAACGCCGGCGAATTCCGGTGTTTACAATGTCATTGTCACCGACGCGACCCTTGCCACGACAAATGTGTCCGCGACGCTCAGCGTGATTCCCTTTGACGGCACCATTAACTGGACGAACACGCTGGGTGGCAATTGGTCCGTCGCCGCCAACTGGCTGCCGAATCGGGTTCCAGGCCCAACGAACACCGCGTCGATTTCTGCTGCAGGAACCTATTCTGTGACGATTGATGGGAACATTGCCGTCAGCAACCTGCTGGTGGGCTCTTATACGGGGACGCAAACAGTGCATCTTGCCGCGGGGCGGACGCTTTCGTTGGGCGGCGACTCGCGGTTTGCAGCGAACACGGTGTTGAATCTCGATGGCTTGCTGCAAACGTCGGGCGGATCCAACTACCTCGGCGGTCTTGTAAACTGGTATACAGGCGCGCTTTCCGGTGCTGGCAGGACCGTGGTTGGAACGAACGGACACCTGTATTTCATAGGGAGCCAGCAGCAGAAGCACATCGTCACGAATATCGTGGAGAATTACGGGGAGTTCACCACCTCGCGTGACGCGGGCATCGGGCCGGGGCAATTGCCGATGTTCAGCGGCGGAGCCCAGTTGACCAACCACATCAGCGGCGTGATCCACATGGGCGCGAACGGTTTGAACTACGCAGGATCGCAGTTGCCGCGGTCGTTCCTCGTGAATCATGGAACAATCAACACGGCAAGCTCATCGGTGTGGTCTCCAAGCACGATCGGGATTGATTTCATCAATTACGGCCGGGTGCAAAACTACAGTTACGTCTACATTTTCCGTGGTGCGAACTACGGCGAATTCTGGAACTACAACGCCCTGGCCGAGTACAGCATCTTTGGCGATTCAACGGGTGAAGCGTTCAGCTTTGAACCGGGAACGCAACTGACTGGCGGACATGTGAACATCGCGTGCGCAGGGCCCGTGCAGTGGCGTGCGGCCAATACGGTTCATCACGGGAGACTTTATATTGCTCAAGCATCGGGAGGCGCGAAGTATCCGAACCCTGAATTCCGGGTGCTCGCGAATTACACAAACACATCGCAGGTGCATATCCTTCTCGGCGCGCTCTCGATTCTCGACCCGGCAATCATCACCGACCTGCGTTCTCTCAGCGACGGGTTTGTCAGCTTCTGGTCTTTTGGCATCACGAACGCAGGGACGATGTATGTCGACAACCTGAGTCACACGATTTACTCGATCGGCAATGGCGGCACCATGGTGATCCGGACGAACGCGCACATTTCGAATAGTTCGATACTCGGCAGCGGCACGACGATCCTTGCGCCGGGCGCCACGGCAACTTTCCAGGCGATGGCGGTGGACGCCCAACGCATTGAGAATTCTGGCACCGTTGCCGTCACGGGTGGCACCAGTTCCTTGACTGGGAACAGCTACTTCGAAAACAAGGCGGCTGCTCAGCTGTATTTCAATGGTGGGGCAATTGGCGGCGGGCCGGCGTCAATTGCGAACTTTGGGACGATTAGCGGTTTTGGTGGCATCAGCGTGAGTTGCACGAACTTCAACAGCGTGGTCGCCGATGACACGCTCGGGCGCAACCTCGGCCTGGGCCTGTTCGTTCAGCTCAGCGGCGCAACTGAAATCCTGCGGGGACAAGTTGGCGGCGCATTGCGGATTCTTGGCGGCACGCTGACAGGCACCAATGTCGTCAACGGCACTGTGGAGAATGCCGCCGCGTTTGCACCGGGACGTCCGTTTGGAAACCTCGCGATCACGGGCAACTTCACCAACCGGAGTGACGGGATCGAACTGCTGCCAATCGGTGGCACGAACCTGTATCCGACGGTGAATATCGGCGGAACCGCGCACCTTGCCGGAAAGCTGGTGCTGTCCTTTACCAATGGCTTTTATCCGATCATTGGGAACACCTTTACCGCAATGACCTACGTTGCGCGTTCGGGTGAGTTCGACGAAGTCGTCATGCCGGGTTACGACTTCGAGGTTCTTTACACCCCGACTGCGTTATTGCTGCGCGCGAGCAATGCGTTGCCGTCGATCACCTTCAGTGTCGCCGACGGTTCGCAGACGCAGCTCGTTTGCCGCCCCTTCTCGCTGCTCGCGAGCGGGAACGATCCTGACGGAACCGTCACAAACCTCAGCGTTCGGCTGAACGGCAGCACGTTTGCAACGGTGAACGGCGGGTCGCTGCAAAGTTCGGCAGAGTTTGATTTTCCCACCTCGCTTGAGTTTGTGGGAACTGTCATCGACAACAGGGGCGGAAGCCGGTCCATCACGCAGCAGGTGTCAGTTGTTACACCGCCGCCGCACGTGCTGTCGCTCGGAGGCGTGCGCACCAACACGTTCAAAATCTGCATGCAAGGCGAGCCAGGCCGCGATTACAGCGTGCTTGCCAACACCAACTTGCGCAGTACGAATTGGGTGATCATCGGACCCATGGAACGCACCAACGGAATCTGGCGATACGTGGACACGCACTTCACCAATCACCAGCAACGTTATTACCGAGCGCGACAGATCCCGCAGTAG
- the thiC gene encoding phosphomethylpyrimidine synthase ThiC — protein MIATQESFEPSSGEPLPNSKRIYVKGKIHPEVRVPMREITLSPTKSYSGAITENAPVRVYDCSGPWGDPDFKGSVAEGLPALRGDWIRKRGDVEEYNGRTVKPQDDGYLSEVHQASARATKLNPEVRNPRSAARRPLRASNAHPVTQLWYARQGIITPEMEFIAIRENTRAAEIADLSNDIVRNRLDKQHSGSSQASTLNSRSARFAPGVFARFPQRIPSEITPEFVRDEVAAGRAIIPANINHPELEPMIIGRNFLVKINANIGNSAVASSIEEEVEKMRWATKWGADTVMDLSTGKNIHITREWILRNSPVPIGTVPIYQALEKVGGKAEELTWEIFRDTLIEQAEQGVDYFTIHAGVLLRFVPLTANRMTGIVSRGGSIMAKWCLAHHKENFLYTHWDDICDIMAAYDVSFSIGDGLRPGSIADANDQAQFGELEVQGDLTKRAWAKGVQVMNEGPGHVPLHMIEENMVRQLEWCGEAPFYTLGPLTTDIAPGYDHITSGIGAAMIGWYGCAMLCYVTPKEHLGLPNKKDVKDGVIAYKIAAHAADLAKGHPGAQYRDNALSKARFEFRWEDQFNLSLDPVTAREYHDETLPQEGAKTAHFCSMCGPHFCSMKITEDVRKYAAEQGIAEDQALKHGLEEKSKEFVEKGAEVYGKE, from the coding sequence ATGATCGCGACCCAGGAAAGCTTCGAACCGTCCAGCGGGGAACCATTGCCGAACAGCAAACGCATTTACGTCAAGGGCAAGATCCATCCAGAGGTCCGCGTCCCAATGCGCGAAATTACGCTGTCACCGACGAAGTCATATTCCGGCGCGATCACTGAGAATGCCCCGGTGCGCGTTTACGATTGTTCCGGCCCGTGGGGAGATCCTGATTTCAAAGGTTCCGTTGCGGAAGGGTTGCCCGCCTTGCGTGGCGATTGGATCCGGAAACGCGGCGATGTGGAGGAATACAACGGGCGAACGGTGAAACCGCAGGATGACGGCTACCTGAGCGAGGTGCACCAGGCGAGCGCACGTGCGACTAAACTGAATCCGGAAGTCCGAAATCCCAGATCCGCCGCGCGCCGGCCGTTGCGTGCCAGCAACGCCCATCCCGTCACTCAATTGTGGTACGCACGCCAGGGCATCATCACGCCCGAGATGGAGTTTATCGCCATTCGGGAAAACACCCGCGCGGCGGAAATTGCGGACCTTTCAAACGACATCGTGCGGAACAGGCTGGACAAACAGCACTCCGGGTCGTCGCAGGCTTCAACCCTCAATTCCCGCAGTGCCAGGTTTGCACCAGGGGTCTTCGCCCGTTTCCCCCAACGCATCCCGAGCGAGATCACCCCGGAATTCGTGCGCGACGAAGTCGCCGCCGGCCGTGCCATCATCCCCGCCAACATCAATCACCCTGAACTCGAGCCCATGATCATCGGGCGCAACTTCCTCGTGAAGATCAACGCCAACATCGGCAATAGCGCGGTCGCATCGAGCATCGAGGAGGAAGTCGAAAAGATGCGCTGGGCCACGAAATGGGGCGCCGACACGGTGATGGATTTATCCACGGGCAAGAACATCCACATCACGCGCGAGTGGATCCTGCGCAACTCGCCGGTTCCGATCGGCACGGTTCCAATTTATCAGGCGCTTGAGAAAGTCGGCGGCAAAGCCGAAGAGCTCACGTGGGAAATCTTTCGTGACACGCTCATCGAGCAGGCTGAACAGGGCGTTGATTACTTCACCATCCACGCCGGCGTGCTGCTGCGCTTTGTTCCGCTTACGGCAAATCGCATGACGGGAATCGTCTCCCGCGGCGGGAGCATCATGGCCAAATGGTGCCTGGCGCATCACAAGGAAAATTTCCTCTACACGCATTGGGACGACATCTGCGACATCATGGCAGCCTACGATGTGTCGTTCTCAATCGGAGACGGTCTGCGCCCGGGCTCAATCGCGGACGCGAACGATCAGGCACAATTCGGCGAATTGGAAGTTCAAGGCGACTTGACGAAACGCGCCTGGGCCAAAGGAGTTCAGGTGATGAACGAAGGTCCGGGACACGTGCCGTTGCACATGATCGAGGAAAACATGGTCAGGCAACTCGAGTGGTGCGGCGAAGCGCCGTTCTACACGCTGGGACCGCTCACGACGGACATCGCCCCGGGATACGACCACATCACGAGCGGCATTGGCGCCGCAATGATCGGATGGTACGGCTGTGCGATGCTGTGCTACGTGACCCCCAAGGAGCACCTCGGCCTGCCGAACAAGAAGGACGTGAAGGACGGCGTCATTGCATACAAGATTGCCGCTCATGCAGCAGACCTGGCCAAGGGCCATCCCGGCGCGCAATACCGCGACAACGCATTGAGCAAGGCGCGATTTGAATTCCGCTGGGAGGATCAATTCAACCTCAGCCTGGATCCTGTCACTGCGCGCGAGTACCACGACGAAACACTGCCGCAGGAAGGCGCCAAGACCGCGCATTTCTGCTCCATGTGCGGCCCGCACTTCTGCTCGATGAAAATAACTGAGGACGTCCGCAAATACGCAGCCGAGCAAGGGATCGCGGAGGACCAGGCCCTCAAGCACGGCCTGGAAGAAAAGTCGAAGGAATTTGTGGAAAAGGGCGCTGAGGTTTACGGGAAGGAATAG
- the thiS gene encoding sulfur carrier protein ThiS, whose protein sequence is MASITANGKPAEITLPCSIESFLIQQGLLPRSVVVEHNGEAVAPSQFAQHSLQQGDRLEIVKIVAGG, encoded by the coding sequence ATGGCAAGCATCACAGCCAACGGCAAACCCGCCGAGATTACGCTGCCCTGCTCGATTGAATCGTTCCTGATTCAGCAGGGCCTGCTGCCGCGCAGCGTGGTGGTCGAGCATAATGGGGAGGCGGTTGCGCCTTCTCAATTTGCACAACATTCGCTGCAGCAAGGCGACCGGCTCGAGATTGTAAAGATCGTTGCGGGGGGGTGA
- the thiH gene encoding 2-iminoacetate synthase ThiH produces the protein MSFVSEFNSLPLASLKARSLAATTASVRATMGKAKLSLADFAVLLSPAAGELLEVLGRRAHAVTQQRFGKVVRLFAPLYLSNECINNCQYCGFSRDNPILRVTLSLDEVRQEAEALRAQGFRNLLLVAGEHPKFVSSNYLRDCIQTLHPDWPSLSLEVGPMETDEYRPLVAAGADGLVVYQETYEREVYSEMHTAGPKRNFDWRLETPERAYAAGFRRLGISPLYGLADWRHEALSVAAHADYLLRQCWKASLTISTVRIRPCAGEFEPLTHISDRELTQLICALRLMFPDVGIVLSTRETPRLRDGLIPLGVTMMSAGARTEPGGYTGAGRENTHQTIRGRIVESGGSEWSALSQASPTNATGQFNVADERSAAEVARIIQRLGYEPVWKDWDVALTS, from the coding sequence GTGAGTTTTGTTTCTGAGTTCAATTCGCTCCCATTGGCGTCGCTGAAGGCTCGGTCGCTTGCCGCGACCACCGCATCGGTACGCGCGACGATGGGCAAGGCGAAATTATCGCTCGCCGACTTCGCCGTGCTGCTTTCGCCGGCGGCAGGGGAACTTTTGGAGGTTCTGGGTCGTCGTGCCCACGCTGTAACGCAGCAGCGGTTCGGAAAGGTGGTGCGCCTCTTTGCGCCGCTGTATTTGTCAAATGAGTGCATCAACAACTGCCAGTATTGCGGTTTCTCGCGCGACAATCCCATCCTGCGGGTGACGCTCAGCCTCGACGAGGTGCGGCAAGAGGCCGAAGCATTGCGGGCGCAAGGCTTCCGCAATCTCCTGCTCGTGGCGGGTGAACATCCCAAATTCGTTTCGAGCAATTACCTGCGCGATTGCATCCAGACCTTGCATCCGGACTGGCCGAGTTTGTCGCTGGAAGTCGGCCCGATGGAAACGGATGAATACCGTCCGCTTGTTGCAGCGGGAGCAGATGGGCTGGTGGTGTACCAGGAGACTTACGAACGCGAGGTGTATTCGGAGATGCACACAGCCGGACCGAAACGCAACTTCGACTGGCGGCTCGAGACACCCGAGCGTGCGTACGCAGCAGGTTTCCGCCGGCTCGGAATCAGCCCGTTATATGGCCTTGCCGACTGGCGCCACGAAGCCTTGAGCGTCGCCGCTCACGCTGATTACCTCCTGCGTCAATGCTGGAAAGCGTCCCTTACGATTTCCACAGTTCGCATCAGGCCCTGCGCCGGGGAATTTGAACCCCTGACCCATATCAGCGACCGCGAGTTGACGCAGTTGATCTGCGCGTTGCGGCTCATGTTTCCGGATGTCGGCATCGTCCTTTCGACTCGCGAGACACCGCGCCTGCGCGATGGATTGATTCCGTTGGGGGTGACGATGATGAGCGCTGGCGCGCGGACAGAGCCGGGCGGTTACACGGGAGCGGGTCGAGAGAATACGCATCAGACCATTAGAGGCCGCATCGTCGAAAGCGGCGGCAGCGAATGGTCGGCACTTTCCCAGGCATCCCCGACAAATGCCACGGGCCAATTCAACGTTGCTGATGAACGCTCGGCGGCGGAGGTGGCACGAATCATTCAACGCCTCGGATACGAGCCTGTTTGGAAGGATTGGGATGTGGCGCTGACGAGTTGA
- a CDS encoding host attachment protein, which yields MKNTLIIVTDLEQLKAYRVDNDPLHSNPRLELIDTFKTGAARKLVEETTDLAGRFPRASVAHEIMGGMSAGERHNIELEKRKRCLRQLSRRINGLVKAPDVERCFLACSREINNALLAELDPEVRARIEIDVASDLTKVNRSDLLSHFKSASRAGALA from the coding sequence ATGAAGAACACACTGATCATAGTGACGGATTTGGAGCAACTGAAAGCCTATCGAGTTGACAATGACCCTTTGCACAGCAACCCGCGCCTGGAACTGATCGATACGTTCAAGACTGGCGCTGCGCGGAAGCTCGTCGAGGAAACCACGGATCTGGCCGGCCGTTTTCCGCGGGCGAGTGTGGCGCATGAGATCATGGGCGGCATGTCCGCAGGCGAACGCCACAACATCGAGCTTGAGAAACGCAAACGCTGCCTGCGACAGCTTTCACGCCGAATCAATGGTCTGGTGAAAGCCCCCGATGTGGAACGCTGCTTCCTGGCGTGCAGCCGTGAAATCAACAATGCGCTCCTGGCGGAACTTGATCCCGAAGTGCGGGCCAGAATCGAAATCGATGTTGCGTCCGACCTTACCAAAGTGAACCGATCGGACCTCCTGAGTCATTTTAAATCTGCCAGCCGGGCGGGCGCCCTGGCGTGA